One Anaerolineales bacterium DNA segment encodes these proteins:
- the murJ gene encoding murein biosynthesis integral membrane protein MurJ encodes MAPTAAPTRSIRRSALVVMIGLALSQAVGLIRSIVVAHAFGTGADYDSFVAANRLPEFLFNLMAGGALASAFIPTYTAFLIEDKRRQADLLASAVGSWVFVLLAAVSGLCAVFADPLVRFVIAPGYTDPPQIHTTISLLRILLVCPAVFGISGLAMGILNAHHRFFLSALAPMFYSLGWIAGTLWLAPALGIFGLAWGVVGGAVMHLAVQLPALVSLRPAYRFLLETADSALRNVARLMVPRAVGQSAIQLNLLVNTILASSLPEGSQSAIALAFALMLMPEIAVAQAAGTAAFPTLSAQAGRGEIDLLRRTVASVLRGIFFLALPAAAGLILLGRPIVRMIFERGAFDSRSTDMVAWALAFFAIGLVAHSLLEVLNRTFFAMQDTATPVAVSIGGMALNVALSLLLISLFPRLGWMPHGGLALANSLATIAEMSALILLLRRRIRRLMDRTAWLSLARTALASAVMAAALWIWIGAAGHLSVWIQGLGGLLAGTGIFGAASLLIGSPEARGALRSLQSKFLHR; translated from the coding sequence ATGGCCCCGACCGCCGCCCCCACCCGATCCATCCGCCGCTCCGCCCTGGTGGTCATGATCGGCCTGGCTCTTTCACAGGCCGTCGGGCTGATTCGAAGCATCGTCGTCGCGCACGCCTTCGGCACCGGCGCGGATTACGATTCGTTCGTCGCGGCCAACCGGCTGCCGGAGTTCCTCTTCAACCTGATGGCCGGCGGCGCGCTGGCGTCGGCCTTCATCCCCACCTACACCGCGTTCCTAATCGAGGACAAGCGCCGGCAAGCCGACCTTCTGGCCTCGGCCGTCGGCAGTTGGGTGTTCGTCCTGCTGGCGGCGGTTTCCGGGCTGTGCGCCGTCTTCGCCGATCCGCTGGTCCGGTTCGTGATTGCGCCGGGATACACGGATCCGCCGCAGATTCACACGACCATCAGCCTGCTGCGGATCCTGCTGGTATGCCCGGCGGTCTTCGGGATCAGCGGGCTGGCGATGGGCATTCTCAACGCCCACCACCGCTTTTTCCTTTCGGCGCTGGCGCCGATGTTTTATTCGCTGGGCTGGATCGCCGGAACGCTGTGGCTCGCACCGGCGCTGGGAATCTTCGGCCTGGCGTGGGGGGTGGTCGGGGGCGCGGTGATGCATCTCGCCGTGCAGCTGCCCGCGCTCGTCTCCCTGCGGCCGGCGTACCGGTTCCTTCTCGAGACCGCCGACTCCGCATTGCGCAACGTTGCGCGGTTGATGGTTCCGCGGGCGGTCGGCCAATCCGCCATCCAATTGAATCTGCTGGTGAACACGATCCTCGCCTCCTCCCTGCCGGAGGGCAGTCAGTCCGCGATCGCGCTGGCCTTCGCCCTGATGCTGATGCCGGAGATTGCCGTGGCGCAGGCCGCCGGGACGGCGGCCTTCCCGACCCTCTCGGCCCAGGCCGGCCGCGGGGAAATCGATCTGCTGCGCCGGACCGTCGCCTCGGTCCTGCGGGGGATCTTTTTCCTCGCCCTGCCGGCCGCGGCCGGATTGATCCTGCTCGGGCGGCCGATCGTCCGGATGATTTTCGAGCGCGGCGCCTTCGACTCCCGCTCCACCGACATGGTGGCCTGGGCCCTGGCATTCTTTGCCATCGGCCTGGTGGCGCATTCGCTGCTGGAAGTCCTCAACCGCACGTTCTTCGCCATGCAGGATACGGCCACTCCCGTCGCGGTCAGCATCGGCGGAATGGCGCTGAACGTCGCGCTGAGTCTTCTGCTGATCTCCCTGTTTCCGCGCCTGGGCTGGATGCCGCACGGCGGATTGGCGCTGGCGAATTCGCTGGCGACAATCGCCGAAATGTCGGCCCTGATCCTCCTGTTGCGCCGGCGGATCCGGCGGTTGATGGACCGCACGGCGTGGCTGAGCCTCGCACGCACCGCGCTCGCCTCGGCGGTCATGGCCGCGGCGCTCTGGATATGGATCGGCGCCGCCGGACACTTGTCGGTTTGGATTCAGGGCTTGGGAGGGCTTCTGGCCGGGACGGGCATATTCGGGGCGGCCAGCCTTCTCATCGGTTCGCCGGAAGCGCGGGGCGCATTGCGCTCCCTGCAATCGAAGTTCCTACACCGCTAA
- the xseB gene encoding exodeoxyribonuclease VII small subunit: MPPKSKKSPDRGPSYEKSFSELQEIVAKLEAGDLPLEDALTLYERGQALAKTCSDLLEKAELRIRELGKAAAESTQPD, from the coding sequence ATGCCCCCCAAATCGAAAAAATCCCCGGACCGGGGACCGAGCTATGAGAAATCATTTTCCGAACTGCAGGAGATCGTCGCCAAACTCGAAGCCGGCGACCTGCCCCTGGAAGACGCCCTGACGCTGTACGAACGGGGCCAAGCCCTGGCGAAAACCTGCTCGGATCTGCTTGAGAAGGCGGAATTGCGGATCCGGGAATTGGGAAAGGCCGCCGCGGAATCCACTCAGCCAGATTGA
- the xseA gene encoding exodeoxyribonuclease VII large subunit: protein MQQLSLFRSDCLTVTQINRLARSTLEREPLLQDVWVGGEVSGVSRPASGHLYFTLKDSAASLRCVMWRDAAARIPPPREGEAVEAHGRISLYEAGGQYQLYVDTLRLAGQGELFAEFLRLKAKLESEGLFDPQRKRPIPRWPARIAVVTSPIGAAWRDVQTVLARRFPLAEVLFAPAVVQGEEAPPRLCSALRAADRAKADVVLLVRGGGSIEDLWAFNDEELVRTVAAMQTPVVTGVGHETDFTLADFAADLRAPTPSAAAELVSPDRADLVQEIRRSRRRLALAVESALRAKCELLYSTEIRMRGASPVHRLQNIRQQIDELTRRAEASIRNRVSLRRTALQGLARVLEGMGPAGVLDRGYALVRRADDGRLVRSVVHAPAGTMLRVQVKDGDFRARSEGAENSAAAR, encoded by the coding sequence ATGCAGCAACTTTCCCTTTTCCGATCGGACTGTCTGACGGTCACGCAAATCAACCGGTTGGCGCGTTCCACTCTGGAACGCGAACCCCTCCTGCAGGACGTTTGGGTCGGCGGAGAGGTTTCCGGCGTATCGCGGCCGGCCTCAGGGCATTTGTATTTCACCCTAAAGGATTCCGCCGCCTCCCTGCGCTGTGTGATGTGGCGCGACGCGGCGGCGCGGATCCCGCCTCCGCGCGAAGGCGAGGCCGTCGAAGCCCATGGGCGCATCAGCCTTTACGAGGCCGGCGGCCAATATCAATTGTATGTCGACACCCTTCGGCTCGCCGGGCAGGGCGAATTGTTCGCCGAATTCCTGCGCTTGAAGGCGAAATTGGAATCCGAAGGCTTGTTCGATCCGCAGCGCAAGCGGCCGATTCCGCGCTGGCCGGCCCGAATCGCGGTCGTCACCTCGCCGATCGGCGCCGCCTGGCGCGACGTGCAGACCGTTCTGGCGCGCAGGTTCCCCCTCGCCGAAGTGCTGTTCGCGCCCGCGGTGGTGCAGGGGGAGGAGGCCCCGCCGCGGTTATGCTCAGCCCTGCGCGCGGCCGATCGTGCCAAAGCGGACGTGGTCTTGCTGGTCCGCGGCGGCGGAAGCATCGAGGATTTGTGGGCGTTCAACGACGAGGAGCTGGTCCGGACGGTCGCCGCCATGCAAACCCCCGTCGTTACCGGAGTGGGGCATGAGACGGATTTCACCCTGGCGGATTTCGCGGCCGATTTGCGCGCGCCGACTCCTTCCGCGGCGGCGGAGCTTGTTTCCCCGGATCGGGCGGACCTCGTCCAGGAAATCCGCCGCAGCCGGCGGCGCCTTGCGCTGGCGGTGGAATCCGCCCTGCGCGCGAAGTGCGAACTCCTGTATTCGACGGAGATCCGAATGCGCGGCGCCTCCCCGGTCCACCGCCTGCAAAACATCCGCCAGCAGATCGACGAACTGACGCGCCGGGCGGAAGCGTCGATCCGCAACCGGGTCTCGCTCCGGCGCACGGCTTTGCAGGGTTTGGCGCGGGTGCTGGAAGGGATGGGGCCGGCGGGCGTGCTCGACCGCGGATATGCCTTGGTGCGGCGGGCCGACGACGGCCGCCTGGTGCGGTCCGTCGTCCACGCCCCGGCGGGGACGATGCTTCGCGTGCAGGTGAAGGACGGGGACTTCCGCGCCCGTTCGGAGGGCGCGGAAAATTCCGCGGCCGCCCGCTGA
- a CDS encoding divergent PAP2 family protein codes for MEILQNRVLHCVLVAWLIAQSSKPFIQYLRTREWGWHWFFSAGGMPSTHSAVIVAATTSIGALLGFDSPVFALSVAICMIVLYDAAGVRRQAGEHARVINAIIDDLAHGHPLKEENLKELLGHTPGEVIVGTVVGVTVAVLMMADAGW; via the coding sequence ATGGAGATACTGCAGAACCGGGTGTTGCATTGCGTGTTGGTCGCGTGGTTGATCGCGCAATCCAGCAAGCCGTTCATCCAATATCTGCGCACGCGGGAATGGGGGTGGCACTGGTTTTTCAGCGCGGGCGGCATGCCGTCCACCCATTCGGCCGTGATCGTCGCGGCGACGACCTCCATCGGGGCGCTGTTGGGATTCGACTCGCCGGTCTTCGCCCTCAGCGTGGCGATCTGCATGATCGTGCTGTACGACGCGGCGGGAGTCCGGCGCCAGGCGGGGGAGCACGCGCGGGTGATCAACGCCATCATCGACGATCTGGCCCACGGCCACCCCTTAAAGGAGGAAAACCTGAAGGAATTGCTCGGACACACGCCGGGCGAAGTGATCGTCGGCACGGTTGTCGGGGTCACCGTCGCCGTGTTGATGATGGCCGATGCGGGTTGGTGA